The Flammeovirga pectinis genomic interval TATTATTTTTAGCTTGTAGATATTGAACTTCCGATCCGATACCTTGTTTCCACAATTTATCTTGTTTTTCAAAAAGTACATTTGCTAATTCAAGACTTGTATTTAACTCATCAATTTGCTTTTGAACAAGTTCTACATCTAGCTTGGCTAAATATTGACCTCTTTTTACATAAGCACCTTCAGCAACATATCTTTTTAATAATCTACCTGTAGTTTCTGGAGCTACAACAACATTTCTGTTAGAAGTTACATCACCGGGAACATCTACAAAGTGATTAAAAGTTATAGGAGTTGCGTCATAAATTGTTACAGGCTTAAGCTGAATAACTTCTTCTTTTCCTGCGTTCATAACGCTAATCTCTTTCTCTAAAACAGTAATTTTTTGTTTATAATCAATTACTTTGGCTTGTTTTTGCTCAACGGTCTCTTTTTCTTCAGCACAAGAATTAAAGAGTGTTATTATAGCGAGTAGGCCTAAAAATTTATATTTAGATAGCATTTTTTTCAGTTTTTCAGATTAAATATTATTTCTCATTATTCATTTTAAGGATTTCTTCATCCTTAGCTTGGTCTTCAGCATCAACATAATCAAGTAAACGACCGTTTGCCTTCTCATAAGATAACTTAGCAATAAGTACTTCATATAAAGAAGAGAAATACTCATTTGCTGCTGTCGCAAAATCTTGAGATGATGTAGTAACCTCTATAGAAGAACCAACACCCTCTTTAAATTTAATCTGAGAGTTTGTATATACTTTATCAGACACTTGCATATTCTTCTCCTGAAGATTAAGCGTTGCCTTATTTGTTTCGTAAACTATTCTAGATTGCTCTTGTTCAATAGAAATTTGACGTTCTAAATCAATACGAGAGTTTTGAAGTTGCTGTCCTTTCAATTTCTTTTGTTGAATACGCTTATGTCTGTTTAAACCATCAAATAAAGAAACAGATAAAGAAACACCAATGTTTGCAAAGTCGCCTGTATTATCATATAAGGTTCCAAAACTAGTACTACCAGCATTCACACCGTAAGCACCAAAAGCATAAAGTTTAGGCCAATATTCTGCTTTAGTAGCTCTAATATCAAAATCATTTAATTTAATGTTCGTCATTAAAATAGAGTATTCAATTCTATTCTTGGCTTGTTCTAAATCTGTAGGCGTTACTATAAACTCTCTAAAGTCTTCTAGTTTCTCAGATAAAGTAATCGGTATATTGATATCCATACCCATTTGGAACTTTAATAGCTTTTCAGCAATAATATTCATTTGTTCCATTTGTGTTTGCTGAATTGTGATACTATTAAAATTCACCTCAATTCTATTTAACTCAATCTCTTCCACCATACCGGCTTCATACATTGCGTTAGTTTCGTTGTAGAGTGATTCTAAAATATCTTTATTTCTATTTACAAGTTCAAGATATTCTCTTTGCACAAGCACATAATAATAGGCTTTTGTTACACCTTCAGCAACGTCGATTTTCGATCTGATTAATTCTTTTGATGCAAGTTCATTATAAACTTTTGCAGCTTTAACACCAATAAAGAAAGTACCATCAAATAATAATTGATTTGCCTTAATTTGAGCATTTGAATTAAACTGAGTACCAAACTCAACTCCAACTGTTTGATCTGGATCACCATTTGGATCAAAAGCATTTCCAGGTAAATATGCTTTTTGTATTTTAAGGTTATCAATAAGTTGTCCCTCTAAATCTATTTGAGGTAAACCCATAGAAATTATCTCACCCACTTTAGCTTGTGAAATACCTTGTTCTAATACTGCATTCTTAATTGTTCCTGTATTTTGAAATGCATAATTAATACATTCCTGAATACTATATGCACCTTCTTGTGCATGAGCAGATAGATGGCTAATAGTTAGCAACGCCATCGCTGTAATCCACCTTAAGTTGATTCTCATAAAATTGTTGATTGATTATCTTGTTTATTAAATTCAGTTAGGTATTGGTCCAATAATTTGACACCATTTGGAGTTGCAATACCTCTTATAAAATGTTTGAAGAATTCTAGTTGAATTTTAGCCAATGGAAATTTATCATGCGGAAAATAGTCATGGTCAAATGCCGTTTCTACTTGCCACATACGCATGATAACTAAAAGCTCCACGTCAATATCTCTATAAAAAAGCTCTTCGGTACGTCCTTGCTTTATAATACTGATTAAAGTATCATGAAAACACCCCTTTTTATGGCATTCGTACTTAGACCACACTTCAGGGTAAAACTTTTTCATGTCCATAAAAGTCATGGGATTAACCATTCTTAGACGTTGATAGAAATAATAAAAAGTCTTTGCCAATTTAAAAACGGCATCTTTGTCTAGCTCATTTACCTCTTCCATATAGTTGATATCTTCTTCCATATGATAAGATAAAGTAGCTTCTACAAGCTCTTTTTTATTACTAAAAACTGTATATAATGTCTTTTTAGATACCCCAATTGCTTGAGAAATGTCTGACATTGTTACACGTTTTAAACCATTTACCTGAAATTGTTTGCGTGCTTCTTCAATTATGCGAATACGTAATTGATCTATTTCCAAGATTATTAAATAATGAGTTAGATGTAGATATATAAAAAGTTATAGACGAAATAAATGAGATAGATTTATTTACAAAAGCAAACGTACGGAAACCCGTAGTAATAAAAAAGTTTCCTAAGTTTTATTTTTACTAATTTTAAATTTCATCTTAAAAAAACGAAACACATAGGCGTTTACTATTTTCTTACTTTGATAAGACTGAGTAGTAAACTATAAAAGCTATGTTTTGTTAGTTGATAAAATAAAAAAGTCCTTATCAATGCTATTTCAACTTGATAAGGACTTCTCTTTATTTATTTGTAATTGATGTATCAATTGACTTCTTCTAACGATACTTTAGGTACTTCCATTACCTCTACCCACATTTTCAAATCTTCAATTGGTCTTTTTCTTCTATCAACTTTTTGATTTGATAAACTATCTATTATATATAACCCATCAATTACTTGCCCAAACACAGTATATTTTTGATCTAAGAAAGGTGCTCCTCCAACCGAAGTATATTTTGCTATTTCTTCTTTATTTAATCGGTCTACTAATTTCACCTTATATTTTTTCTCCATTAAAGGAATACATTTTTTCATTAACCTTTTCTGCCCTTGAACATCTTCCCTCTCGCTAAGCGTTGTATAAGCTACAGCTATATTTGCGTACTCAGGGTCTTCAATTAAAGCACTAAAATATTTATTTACTTTCCCATGGTCAGTTCTTGTTTCTAACAAGTCTTTTTTTCTATAAGCTCTTCCTTGTACTAAATAAAATTGCCCTGCATTAGATTCTAGGTTGGGGTTTACATTATCTCCTTTTCTAGCCATTGCTAAAGCTCCTTTCTGATGAAAATGGGTTTCAGTAATTTCTGCAGGTAATGTATAATCTAAACCTCCTTGTCCTAAACTCTCACCTTCAGACGCAAAACGAGAATCAGGGTCTCCACCTTGAATCATAAAGCCTTTAATTACACGGTGAAACAATAAGCTATCGTAATAATGTTGCTTTGCTAGTTTAATGAAATTTTCTTTATGGATGGGGGTATCATCAAATAAAATCACATCCATGGTACCGTACTTTGTATGTATTTTCACAAGGAAATCATCCCCTTCATGTTGTACCTTAGTCGTAACCGTTTTCTCTTGTTCCCAATCACCATTTCCACTACCGTTACATGAAAACAAGATAAAAGCTAACCCACACAGTATCAATAATGAAGGTGTTCTAGTTTTTTTGTATTTTTTTTGCACAATTATATACCAATTTGTGTTAAATTCACGTTTAATAAATAACAAGTACAAACTCACTTTCTAAATCGCACTTACAGTAAGTTATTTTTATGTTATTGTATTGTAAAGGTAAGGACTATATAATTGCTATACATAATCGACTCTACCTTGTTACATAAAAATAGAATCTTTGATACACCGATTTATTTATGCAAGTACTTAGACAATAAGAATAGGGACCAATAAGAATTAATCATGACGATGGCATTTACAAATGGCGTAGAGCAGCCAACGGTACAAAAAGCGATTGTGGTCGATGACAATGTTATCAATGCACATTACCTCAAGAAAATGTTAACTGATGAAGGACTAGAAATAACTGTAATATCAGATACTTCTCAACTTTTCAAATTATCAAATGAGGTTGCCGTTAAAATGGTGTTTCTAAACGAAGAGACATTAGGGGGACAAATGAATGAGACAATAGATAGATTGTCGCAAATAGCTGAGGATACCAACCATTCTATTACAATAGTTGGCACAACACCTTATAGCTTAGAAGGTGCACGTAAGAAATTGTTAAGTATGGGGGCTGCTTATGCTTTAAGCACGCCTATTTACAAAAATCATTTAGAAGAGATTATTAGAACTTCTACTAAAGAAAAAAATCCTTCCTAGTACACAATGTTCTAGAAAGGATCTTATTTTATTTTATAACCACTCTTTTTTAATTACAAAGAAGAGACTGGCATCTTACGGTCTACTTTTTTAACAAGACCTGATAATACTTTTCCTGGACCACACTCAATAAATTCTGTTACACCATCAGCAATCATTGCCTGAACAATTTGTGTCCAACGTACTGGTGCTGTTAACTGTGCAATTAAATTAGCTTTAATTGTTTCTGGGTCTGTTTGAGGCTTAGCATCTACATTTTGGTAGATTGGGCATTTTGGTGTATTTAATACTGTTTCTTCAATTGCCTTTTGTAATTCCTCTTTTGCAGGCTCCATAAATGGAGAATGGAATGCTCCGCCTACTGGTAAAGGTAGTGCTCTTTTTGCTCCAGCTTCTTTAGCTACTTCACACGCTTTCTCTATGCCTTCTTTAGAACCAGAGATCACTAACTGACCAGGACAGTTATAGTTTGCTGCTACTACTCCTTCTACGCTATCACATACTTTCTCTACGTCTTCATCAGAAAGACCTAAAATAGCAGCCATAGTAGATGGATTCATTTCACATGCTTTTTGCATAGCTGCAGCTCTTTTAGCTACTAATCTTAAAGCATCTTCAAAGTTTAATGCTCCACAAGCTACTAAAGCAGAAAACTCTCCTAAAGAATGACCTGCTACTACATCTGGAGTAAACTCATCTGCACATAAAGCAGTAATTACAGAATGTAAAAATACAGCTGGCTGAGTTACGTTTGTTTGTTTTAATTCGTCGGCTGTACCTTCGAACATCACATCTGTAATGCGGAAATCTAAAATTTCGTTCGCTTTTTCGAAAAGCTCTTTTGCTTTCTCATTAGAATCATACAGATCCTTACCCATTCCAACAAATTGTGCGCCTTGACCTGGGAATACATATGCTTTCATATTACTAATATCTTATGGTTTTATTGCTGTTCTAAACACAGCAAAGATAATTTAAAATTAAGTGGTAAGAAATAGACGGGTGTGATGATCTACCTCAATCTTTTACTAATTTTTAGGCAAAAAAAAAGCTCCAACATTTCTGTTGAAGCTTTGCTCCCCTTCTTGGACTCGAACCAAGGACCCTTTGATTAACAGTCAAATGCTCTAACCAGCTGAGCTAAAGGGGAATTTGAATTTGAAATATTTTTTTGCTCCCCTTCTTGGACTCGAACCAAGGACCCTTTGATTAACAGTCAAATGCTCTAACCAGCTGAGCTAAAGGGGAAGGAGATATTTCAAATTCGTTTTGCTTTTTAAGAGAGCGTTTTCCCTTTAAAGCGATGCAAAAGTAGGAGCATTTTTTGAATTTGCAAAATACTTTTCAAAAAAAAGTATCAATAAATTTTAATTACATTGATTTTCAAGCAGAAAAAGATCTAAAAAAGTTTATTTTTTATTTTTGATCTTCCCAATATCCATTAATATCTTCTATATAATCTAAGATATCTTTAACACCTTGGCGTGTTTCTGAAGAAGAAATAAATATTGGAGGACACTCTTCCCACTGCTTTTTTAACTCTCTTTTATAAATAGCAATATTTTTTGAGGCTTTACCCTGCCCTAATTTATCAGACTTTGTAAAAACAATAGAAAATGCCAATTCCTTTTCTCCCAACCAAGCCATAAATTCTAAATCATTTTTTTGTGGCTCATGACGAATATCAATCAGAACAAAAGTATTCATCAAATTTTCTCTTGATGCAATGTACTTTCTAATCATAGGCATAAACTTTTCGCGTGCAGTTTTACTGATTTGTGCGTATCCATAGCCGGGCAAATCACATAAATACCACTCATCATTAATAATAAAGTGATTTATTAATTGTGTTTTACCTGGTGTAGAAGAAGTTTTTGCTAATTTTTTCTGCCCTGTAATTGCGTTTATCAAAGAAGATTTACCAACATTTGACCTACCAATAAATGCATATTCCGGAACTTTTGGTTCTGGACATTTCTCTGCATCAGTATTACTCATTACAAAAACAGCTTCTTTAATTTTCATCTTTTTATATTTTTGATTCGAGAGCATTTTCTTGCTCAACGATAGAATTTCAAAGTTTTGAATCACAAAGTTAGAGAAAAGTGCTGTATTTCTGCTTTTTAACCCTTTAATAATGTTTATCAGATAGTTTATAACTTATTTTCTACCCTCTGATTTACCTTTCTTCTTCTCAATATTTTTAAACCATCTTGTAATTCAAGCCACTTCAGTCATCAAAATTCATAAATCTGATTACCTTTGTGCCAAACGCACGTCACCTTGTCGCTTCATTTTAGATGAAGAGGAAAGTCCGAGCATCAGAGAGCATCACACTTCCTAACGGGAAGGCGCTCATTTATGAGTGACAGAAAGTGCCACAGAAAATATACCGCCTTTCGGGGTAAGGGTGAAATGGTGGGGTAAGAGCCCACCGCGTCTATGGCGACATAGATGGCAGGGTAAACCTTGTGAGATGAAAGACCAAATAGGTCTTACCACCCTTCGGGGATGAAGTTGCTCGCTTCATAGCTTTTGCGGGTAAGATGGGTAGGTCGATGGAGCCTATGAGCAATTGTAGGCCTAGATAAATGACAGGGACCACGTACTTTTTCTTCGGGAATTGACCATGGAGGTACAGAACTCGGCTTATAGACGTGCGTTTTTTTCTTTTCCTTTCTGAGAGTAATCCTTCTCTCTACGCTAAATAACAGTCGTTTATTATTCTTAACTAAAGGCTAACCTTTCTATGGTTATCTTTGTCGGCATCATTATTAATCAAAATATTCTGTTCAAAATGAGAAATTTATTTGTCCTTGTGGCATTACTTTTTAGCACGATTCAGGTTCAGGCTCAAAAATTAAATTTTAAATCTGTCGACGACCTTTATCAATTTATGGACTACAATAACAGTCCTAAACAATTAGTAAGTGCACACAGAGGAGGACCTTACCCTGGATACCCTGAAAACTGTATTCCTACTTTTAATCATCTTACTAAAAATGTTTATGCACCAGTTATAGAATTGGATGTGGAAATGAGTAAAGATAGTGTGTTATTTTTAATGCACGATAATGAGTTAGGTAGAACAACTACGGGTAATGGATCTGTTAGAAATTACACTTGGAAAGAGTTACAGGATATCCGTTTAAAAGACGACGAAGGTACGCTAACAAAATACAAGTTCGATACATTTGATAAAGTCTTAAAATGGACAAAAAAAGGAAAAGCTATTCTTACAGTTGATGTAAAAAGAGGTGTACCTTTCGAAAAAATTGTTGCTGCAATCCATAAGGCACAAGTAGAAAAATATGCTGCAGTAATTACTTACAATTGGGAAGACGCTAAGTTGGTACACAAATTAGCTCCAGAATTAATGATTTCTGTAACAATTATGGATGATAAAGGATGGGAAGCTGCAAAAGCATCTGGTATTCCTTTTGATAGAATGATTGCTTTTACTGGAGTAAAATTAGCAGATAAATCACTTTTTGATAAATTACACAAAGAAGGTATTTATTGTATTTCTGCCACTTTCCATACTTCTGATAAAGAAACTGAAGTAGTAAAAAGACAAGCTGAATACAAAGCTGCGTGGGATTTAGGTGCTGATATTATTGCAACAGATTTACCTATTGAAGCCAACCAAGCTATCAAATAAATAAAAAGCTGTTCCGGGAGAAACTCTCGGAACAGCCTGCTTTAAAATTCACTCTTTTATTGTTCTAATTAAAAACTTTCAACTAATTATTGTAAGTAGACTTACCTGATTACAATTTTATTTCTTTTGTATATTTTACTCTAAAAACACTTCGAATGTTATTCTTTACTTTTTTTGAGATGTAGGGTTTTTATCTAATTTAAAACGATAGATGAGCTTCAATTAAAAACATTCAATTACTTCTTCAATTCCCCCTTCTTTTTTTACTTAAAATACTTTATTTGAAGTCCTAAACACAAAAACTGTGAGAAGTAAAATAACCTTACATTGTACTACTACTTATATATCTTATTAATTTACAATTACCTTATTTTTTGTTCGTTCTGAACCCGAAGAAATAACAACATAATACATACCTGTGGTGAGGTTATTAGGTAAACTCAACTGATATAAATAGGCTTCTGCTTCAATATCAATTAAGTGTTCTTCTTTTAAGATATTTCCATGCTGATCGTAAAGTTGAATTTCAATTTCTCGTTGGTAACTCATTAAGCCATTAATTACAATATTTGTAGCCTTTGCACTAGAAGATATATTATTTGGATATACCTTTGTCATCATTTTTTCTTGCTTGTAAAGTGAGGTTACTTTTAAAGGACCAAAAGATTCATTTACTCCATCAAAATCGTATTGAATAAGTTTATAATATGCAACATTTAATGGGTATTCATCTACATAAGCATAATCGATGGCATAATTACTATTTCCTCCTTCACTCTCAATTTTTGATAATAAATTCCAGTTCTTAGTATCTGTTGATCTCCAAATCTCAAAATGAGAATTATTTACTTCTGTAGCTGTTGTCCATTCTAATGCCACACTATTATCTTCTAAAGTGAATGCTTCAAAACTCACTAATGTAACTGGAAGGTCTTCTGAATTACTTGTAATTGTAACTTCGGGAATAGATAATACTCTTTGGTTAGAAGATGATAAATCTCGCTTTCTTCCTGCGGAACTTCCTTCTGCAACAAACTCTAGTTTAATTTTTCTTTCTGTATCAAAATAGGTTTGAATAGCACTTATTTTTTCAGGGTCTATTTTATCTTTATTTTGACTATTCTTATGGTATTTGGCCAACTCCTTTTTTACATCGTTATTCTTTATCTGCCATTTTATAGAATGTAGAGCATCTTCTAAATCTTTTAAACTATAAATTACTTTACCATTTAACTCGTTTACTTTTAATTCGTTCGATGTAAAACCTTCTGATGAGGCTACTCTAATTTCTTTTCCAAACCAACCTGTTGCTGCAGAAACTCTTATTCCTGTCATTATTGTAGTTGCAATTTCGTCTGAATCAAAATCTGAATGGGCAGATACACTATCTGATTTAAAGAAATCTGCTTGGTGGTTATTAGAAGAGTAAGTTATACTTAACGTTGAAGAAAAAGGGCCGTCTGGATCTATTCTATTTCCTACTAAAGTTTCTCCACTATTATCTATCTGGTATTCTTCAAAATCTCCAGAATCTATAATCGTTTGCACTTTTGCTATTTCAGGTATTACTCTATTATTATTGATCCATTTAACAAATAAACCAAAAAAAGGTACGGAGTACCACCCTTCTAAATCCACTTTAATAGCAGTTAATTCATCTACTCTATCCTGTAAAGCAGCTCCATCTACACTACTTGTAGAAACACTTCCTGAAGCATATAAATTATTATTAAAAGCTCCTGAAGCAAAGTTAATTGCGGCATTACCATTAATATGAAAAGCAGCACTTTCTGCAATGTTTAAAGAAGAATTCATCGATAGATTTACATCAGAAGCATCTCCAATAATCAAATTCCCTTTTAAAATAAATATCCCTCCATCTTCAATTGTGATTTTTGAATAGTTTTTCAATTCTAAATTTCCATTTACAGAAAATGCTGCTCCATTTTTAACAATAATTTCTACACCACAATATATATCACCACTCCAATCATCACCACTTAAAATTAACGTATTACCATCCATATCAATATGAACAGTAGTACCTGAATTTATCGTTAATGTTCTATTTTCTGATTTTGCTTTATAGGTCTCATCACTTCCATAAGATAAATAACAGCTTTCTGTAAAACTCTTATTCGAACTAATATTTCCAGGAGAAATACATTCAGCAAATCCATTTAGAGTAAATGAAAATAAGATAAAAAACAGTAAAAAGGGGGTATTAAGCTTCATGATAATAATTTTTGATGATAATTAGTTGTCAATCAATTTTGATTATAGCAGTTACTTCTACTACCTGTACATTTTCTAGCTTATAAGTGTTCACTATAAAAAAAACTTGACTGTAGGTTATCTCAAAAATGTAATGAAAGTACTGTATACAGAAATTACATACTCTAAAACTTACATACTATTATTCCCTCAAAATAAATTAATAGCTCTTAAATATCATTTAATATTACTTTTCTTGTAAATCATGGTATATACCTTACATAAAGCATAAAAAGGCTATCCTCTATAAAAGAAGATAGCCTTAGTGTTATATTCTACCGATAATTACCTGATTACAATTTTATTTCTTGCTATTTCTTTACCCGATTTCACTACAACATAATACATTCCCGAAGGTAGGTTTGAGGGTAAATCGAATGGTTTCACAAATGCTTCTGAAGCTAAATTACTACTTGCTTCTTTTAAGACTAAATGTCCTGATTTATTATAAACATTAATTTCTAAGTTATTTCCTATTGATAAACCTTCTACTAAAATTTGTACTTTCTGATCTCCTATAATATCATTAGGATAAATTTTAGAAGAAAAAGGTTGTCCTATTTCATTAGACAAGTTTACCTTAATTGGTCCGAAAATTTCAGCTACTCCATCAAAATCTACTTGATGTAATCTATAATATGCTTGTGGTAATGGCGACTCATCTATAAAATTATAATAAATAAGTACGTTCGAATTACCTGCCGCTTCTACTTGGCCTAATGTTTCCCAATTTTTATTATCTACAGAACGTTGCACCTCAAAATGAGAAGCATTTTGCTCTGAAGCTGTACCCCATTCTAAAAGTACAGTATTGTCTTCTGTTGCATTTGCTGTAAACTGTGTAAGTGCTACTGGGAGATCACCTGAGTTACCATTAACAGACACATCTGGCACAGACATCATTCTACTATTTGAATGGTGTCTACTATCCAATACATGCCCATTGTTATCATCGACAAATACTACCTGAATTGTTCTAGAAGAATCTGTAAAGTAAGAATAAATATCACTTAGTTTCTCTGCATCCATATCTTTTGATCTTAATAGAGAATCTTTTTCAGAACGATGGTATTTTCCTAATTCTGCTTTGATATCCGCATTATTTATTTTCCAAATAACAGAATGAATGACAGTTTCTAGTTGCGTTATAGATGTTATTGTCACATTTTCAACATTAGAAGTATCTAGTTCAGTACGGTCAAAACCTTGAAATAAAAATTGTATTTCTTTCCCATACCAACCAGAAGCTTTATCTATTTGTAAAGAATCTAATAATTTTGAGCAAAAACTTTCTGCCCCTTCAGTATAAACTCCATCCATATGTTGCTCCTTATTAAAGAAATCAATTGTAATTTCTGAAGTCTCTACACTAGATTTTTGGAAGGTAATTGAGGGAGTTCCGAAAGGGTCTGAGCCTACATTAGCAGTTGAAAAATTACCAGACTTACTTCTATTATCTAGTTCCTCTCCTATATAGATATTTGCAGAGTTTACACTAGAAGATCTTCCAAAATCTGCACTACCCGAAACTGCAATCATTCCTGAAGCTCCTACTTCAATAGAAATATTATTAGTATTAAAATCTGAGATAAATGTACCATCATAAGATTTTATATTTCCATTTATTATTAGAACTCCATCTATTTGTAAATCCGAATTTGTATTAATATATAAATCTCCTTGAATTGTCAATGTATCTCCTTCGTCAACTATAAGATTAATACCACTAGGATAATTTCCAAAAGAATCTTTTCCTCCTAAGGATAATTCTTTATTATTCATATTAAATATTACACTAATATTAGCTCCACCACTATTAACTTCTATCTTTCTATCACTACTGTTACTTTCTAATATTAAATCATTATTTATTGTACATTCTGTTGAAGTAGTGAAACTAGCATCTGAAGTAAAATTTGTCACTAAGTTTGAACATTGTCCATAACTTAATTGAGTAAGACTACATAATATTCCAAGCAACAAAAAGAGGTAAAAACGTTTCATAATATTCTAGGTTTAACAGTAGAGATGATAGTCAATTCATCTTTAGTTTTTTTATTTTAGCTACCATACTTAGATGGTTTAAGTTAGTTACGGTAAATATTGTAATGAGTTAATTTTAATAGTGAAGCAGAGCGTAGGTTTTAACAACAAAAACAGTTGAAATAGGTAATTATAATCCACTTCTTACGTTTTATCAAACTTGTATTATTTGAAGTGAATGAAGAATTTCATTGTACTTAACTAAGAAATGCAGCATTTTCTACTTTGGTAGTGTCTTTATCTTACATCATATAAAATAAAACATTTCTTGTATTTTTTTAAAAAGAAAGGGCAACCTATTGTTACATAGATTGCCCTCATATTTATATATTTTTAGTCTCGTTATTTCATCAATAACTTTTCTTTTACAATTTCTTTTCCAGACTGTACAACTACATAGTACATTCCTGTTCCTAATCTATCAGAAATATCTAAAGGCATTAATAACGATGACGAAGAAACTTGTTCTTGTTTATCTTCATAAACTAAGTGTCCGTGAGCGTTAAATATCTTAATAGAAAGGTCTCCTCCTTCTTGTATACCAATTGCTTGTAACTGAATTTTTTCTCCTTTATGAGCATGATTTGGCATTATCACAACTTTAAAGTTTTCTTCAACGCCATCTAATTTCACATATAAAGGACCAAAATATTCATTTGCTCCATCAAAATCTACTTGATGTAAACGGTAGAATGCTGTTGCTGTAGGTGCTTCATCTATAAACTCATATAAGATTGCTGCATTAGAATTACCTGCTGCTTGTACTGTACCTAACGTTTTCCAGTTTTTTCTATCTACTGAACGCTGAATATCGAAGTGAGAAGCATTTTGTTCCGAAGCTGTTTCCCATTCTAAAGCTACTGTGTTGTTTTCTATGAATGCTTCGAAGTAGGTTAGGGATACTGGGAGGTCTCCAGGTAGTGTTCCTGATTCTACAGATACTTCTTGTTCATGTTCACCTGCCATTACTCTAACATTTGCAGGAGTTTCATCTTCATCTACTATAGAAATAGTAATCTTTACATCTTGGTTGAAATAAGTAGACAATGTCAATTTATGAGCATCAGTAGCAAAACCACCATTATAAGCAGTCATTGCTGTTAAAACATCTCCTTGAAGTGTCCAAGTCATTGATTCTAAAGCTGACTTTAAACCTGTTAAACTTGAAATATCATGTTCATCATGAGATATTTCATCTACTAAGATATCTAAAATAGAACTAGTAATTTGTATTTTCTTATTTAATAAACTTAATGGATCTACTACATCTAAAACAGCTAAATCAGCTGATGTAAAAATTGATTCTGAAGTAACTGAATTTGTGAAGAAATCAGCAGCAGAAGCTGATGTTGGTAAAGTT includes:
- a CDS encoding TolC family protein gives rise to the protein MRINLRWITAMALLTISHLSAHAQEGAYSIQECINYAFQNTGTIKNAVLEQGISQAKVGEIISMGLPQIDLEGQLIDNLKIQKAYLPGNAFDPNGDPDQTVGVEFGTQFNSNAQIKANQLLFDGTFFIGVKAAKVYNELASKELIRSKIDVAEGVTKAYYYVLVQREYLELVNRNKDILESLYNETNAMYEAGMVEEIELNRIEVNFNSITIQQTQMEQMNIIAEKLLKFQMGMDINIPITLSEKLEDFREFIVTPTDLEQAKNRIEYSILMTNIKLNDFDIRATKAEYWPKLYAFGAYGVNAGSTSFGTLYDNTGDFANIGVSLSVSLFDGLNRHKRIQQKKLKGQQLQNSRIDLERQISIEQEQSRIVYETNKATLNLQEKNMQVSDKVYTNSQIKFKEGVGSSIEVTTSSQDFATAANEYFSSLYEVLIAKLSYEKANGRLLDYVDAEDQAKDEEILKMNNEK
- a CDS encoding TetR/AcrR family transcriptional regulator; this translates as MEIDQLRIRIIEEARKQFQVNGLKRVTMSDISQAIGVSKKTLYTVFSNKKELVEATLSYHMEEDINYMEEVNELDKDAVFKLAKTFYYFYQRLRMVNPMTFMDMKKFYPEVWSKYECHKKGCFHDTLISIIKQGRTEELFYRDIDVELLVIMRMWQVETAFDHDYFPHDKFPLAKIQLEFFKHFIRGIATPNGVKLLDQYLTEFNKQDNQSTIL
- a CDS encoding peptidylprolyl isomerase, with product MQKKYKKTRTPSLLILCGLAFILFSCNGSGNGDWEQEKTVTTKVQHEGDDFLVKIHTKYGTMDVILFDDTPIHKENFIKLAKQHYYDSLLFHRVIKGFMIQGGDPDSRFASEGESLGQGGLDYTLPAEITETHFHQKGALAMARKGDNVNPNLESNAGQFYLVQGRAYRKKDLLETRTDHGKVNKYFSALIEDPEYANIAVAYTTLSEREDVQGQKRLMKKCIPLMEKKYKVKLVDRLNKEEIAKYTSVGGAPFLDQKYTVFGQVIDGLYIIDSLSNQKVDRRKRPIEDLKMWVEVMEVPKVSLEEVN
- a CDS encoding response regulator; translation: MTMAFTNGVEQPTVQKAIVVDDNVINAHYLKKMLTDEGLEITVISDTSQLFKLSNEVAVKMVFLNEETLGGQMNETIDRLSQIAEDTNHSITIVGTTPYSLEGARKKLLSMGAAYALSTPIYKNHLEEIIRTSTKEKNPS
- the fabD gene encoding ACP S-malonyltransferase, coding for MKAYVFPGQGAQFVGMGKDLYDSNEKAKELFEKANEILDFRITDVMFEGTADELKQTNVTQPAVFLHSVITALCADEFTPDVVAGHSLGEFSALVACGALNFEDALRLVAKRAAAMQKACEMNPSTMAAILGLSDEDVEKVCDSVEGVVAANYNCPGQLVISGSKEGIEKACEVAKEAGAKRALPLPVGGAFHSPFMEPAKEELQKAIEETVLNTPKCPIYQNVDAKPQTDPETIKANLIAQLTAPVRWTQIVQAMIADGVTEFIECGPGKVLSGLVKKVDRKMPVSSL
- the yihA gene encoding ribosome biogenesis GTP-binding protein YihA/YsxC — translated: MKIKEAVFVMSNTDAEKCPEPKVPEYAFIGRSNVGKSSLINAITGQKKLAKTSSTPGKTQLINHFIINDEWYLCDLPGYGYAQISKTAREKFMPMIRKYIASRENLMNTFVLIDIRHEPQKNDLEFMAWLGEKELAFSIVFTKSDKLGQGKASKNIAIYKRELKKQWEECPPIFISSSETRQGVKDILDYIEDINGYWEDQK
- a CDS encoding glycerophosphodiester phosphodiesterase family protein; the encoded protein is MRNLFVLVALLFSTIQVQAQKLNFKSVDDLYQFMDYNNSPKQLVSAHRGGPYPGYPENCIPTFNHLTKNVYAPVIELDVEMSKDSVLFLMHDNELGRTTTGNGSVRNYTWKELQDIRLKDDEGTLTKYKFDTFDKVLKWTKKGKAILTVDVKRGVPFEKIVAAIHKAQVEKYAAVITYNWEDAKLVHKLAPELMISVTIMDDKGWEAAKASGIPFDRMIAFTGVKLADKSLFDKLHKEGIYCISATFHTSDKETEVVKRQAEYKAAWDLGADIIATDLPIEANQAIK